A window of the Candidatus Saccharibacteria bacterium oral taxon 488 genome harbors these coding sequences:
- a CDS encoding GatB/YqeY, with amino-acid sequence MSALKAHIADEMKAALLGRHRFRGDVLRNLKAAILNEEVSLGKRDEGLNDVEVEKVIAREVKKRKESATLYRANGRAELAEPEEKEAVILQEFLPKQLSEDEIRVMVEAAVADLGATMQQMGQVIGAVKTKAGNAADGALIAKITKETLAKQ; translated from the coding sequence ATGTCGGCGCTAAAAGCGCATATTGCTGATGAGATGAAAGCCGCTCTTCTAGGGCGGCATCGTTTTCGAGGCGATGTGTTGCGTAATTTGAAGGCGGCAATCCTTAACGAGGAGGTGTCGCTCGGTAAGCGTGACGAGGGTCTAAACGATGTAGAAGTCGAGAAGGTTATTGCCCGCGAAGTTAAAAAACGCAAAGAAAGCGCCACGTTATACCGAGCGAATGGCCGGGCGGAATTGGCTGAACCAGAGGAGAAAGAAGCAGTAATTTTACAGGAATTTTTACCTAAACAGCTGAGCGAAGACGAGATTCGGGTAATGGTCGAGGCAGCGGTTGCTGATTTGGGTGCGACGATGCAGCAGATGGGTCAGGTGATTGGCGCGGTGAAGACTAAAGCCGGCAATGCGGCTGACGGCGCCTTGATTGCGAAAATTACCAAAGAAACGCTAGCAAAACAATAA
- a CDS encoding oxidoreductase, translating to MILLFGPPGAGKSMQGQMLAARQGWKWLSTGEMLRRSNDPAVIDILRSGELVSDELIYQVFEQAVQDARDKKYSNIIVDGFPRTKEQAAWLDEYMARMNEKIDTVISLEVPEAEIMRRLEKRGRLEDTPEAIARRMTIYRQKMYPVLGIFAEAGVRIVHLDGVGTAGEVHDRIYEEAAYACQL from the coding sequence ATGATCTTATTATTTGGGCCGCCGGGGGCTGGTAAAAGTATGCAGGGGCAGATGCTGGCGGCACGTCAGGGTTGGAAATGGCTATCAACCGGCGAGATGCTGCGCCGAAGTAATGATCCGGCGGTGATTGATATTTTACGCTCGGGCGAGTTGGTGAGCGATGAATTGATTTACCAAGTGTTTGAGCAGGCGGTGCAGGATGCGCGCGATAAAAAATATTCGAATATTATCGTTGATGGTTTTCCGCGGACGAAGGAGCAGGCGGCATGGCTGGATGAGTACATGGCGCGGATGAATGAGAAAATTGATACGGTGATTTCACTGGAAGTGCCGGAGGCGGAAATTATGCGGCGGCTAGAAAAGCGCGGTCGGTTGGAGGATACGCCAGAGGCAATTGCCCGGCGAATGACGATTTATCGGCAAAAAATGTATCCGGTGTTGGGGATTTTTGCCGAGGCGGGCGTTAGGATTGTCCATTTGGATGGCGTCGGTACGGCTGGCGAAGTGCATGACCGGATTTATGAAGAGGCGGCGTACGCATGCCAACTTTAA
- the map gene encoding type I methionyl aminopeptidase: MPTLITGEKTPQQMKDMRECGRMLATIYDELRQRVTAGMSELDVNEFVAGRIKDFGAEATYLTDEVKFPGVICVSTNEQLVHSFPTEYVFEKGDVVSFDLVIGYRGMKTDSAFTMVIDEEPRGAKKHLLHATEQSLYAGIDAISGEGTRVGDISAGVEAVLKKAKLGIIRELVGHGVGLEMHMSPEIPNYGRRGTGPVLHAGDTIAIEPMASLGSEKIVTEDDGWTISLKDGSLGAHFEHTVLITETGAEILTTL; the protein is encoded by the coding sequence ATGCCAACTTTAATTACTGGCGAAAAAACGCCGCAGCAGATGAAGGATATGCGCGAATGTGGGCGGATGTTGGCGACGATTTATGATGAATTGCGCCAGCGGGTGACGGCTGGAATGAGCGAGCTGGATGTTAATGAGTTTGTGGCTGGGCGAATTAAGGATTTCGGTGCGGAAGCGACGTATTTGACGGATGAGGTGAAATTCCCAGGGGTGATTTGCGTGTCGACTAATGAGCAATTAGTGCACTCATTTCCGACAGAATATGTGTTTGAGAAGGGCGACGTGGTGAGTTTTGACCTGGTGATTGGCTACCGTGGTATGAAAACGGATAGCGCTTTTACTATGGTGATTGACGAAGAGCCGCGCGGTGCTAAAAAGCATTTGCTGCACGCGACGGAACAGAGTTTATATGCCGGAATCGATGCGATTTCTGGCGAGGGAACGCGCGTTGGCGATATCTCGGCGGGCGTGGAAGCAGTATTGAAGAAAGCCAAATTGGGTATCATTCGCGAGCTGGTTGGCCACGGCGTGGGGTTAGAAATGCACATGAGCCCAGAGATTCCAAATTATGGCCGCCGCGGTACTGGCCCAGTGCTGCACGCAGGCGACACGATTGCTATTGAGCCAATGGCCAGCCTCGGTAGTGAGAAAATTGTGACCGAGGACGACGGCTGGACGATTAGCTTGAAAGACGGCAGTTTGGGTGCACATTTTGAACACACCGTATTGATTACTGAGACGGGTGCGGAGATTTTGACGACACTCTAG
- the ftsA gene encoding cell division protein FtsA has translation MQEQSRYVVGIDVGTKTVRCVVGHIGESGLPNIVGVGVSENSGMRKGAVSNLTGPAAAIDKALEAAERMSGHHINAAALSVNGSHILSTKADGMIAVGMSGGEVTDEDVLRIEEVATTGKVPANREILEIVPHAYRLDGQDNIKDPVGMSGTRLELRANVVSGLTPYVANLRRSAEMANVTASSLTPSVLAAARAVLSESQIENGVAVIDIGGSTTGVAVFEEGDLQHVAVIPMGAQNVTNDVAIGLKTDPEIAEAVKLVHARLGGGKAGRVDTKYDKQVYTFEQSEIDEIVEARYEEIFELVAKELKRAGGIGRLPSGVVLVGGGAKVKDLVEFAKNSLGVAAKLGVPAGYAGVSDEANGPEFAAAIGLMLIDGAGAERAEHAQSKVGSVTKKAGGMISRLLARFK, from the coding sequence ATGCAAGAACAATCTCGATATGTGGTAGGAATTGATGTTGGTACGAAGACCGTGCGCTGCGTGGTTGGGCATATCGGGGAGTCGGGGCTGCCGAACATCGTTGGTGTTGGCGTTAGTGAGAATAGCGGCATGCGTAAGGGCGCGGTATCGAACTTGACGGGGCCGGCGGCAGCAATTGACAAGGCGTTAGAGGCGGCCGAACGCATGAGCGGTCATCATATCAATGCAGCAGCATTGAGTGTTAATGGGTCGCATATCTTGAGCACCAAGGCTGATGGTATGATCGCGGTGGGGATGAGTGGCGGTGAAGTGACGGACGAGGATGTGCTGCGGATTGAGGAAGTGGCGACGACCGGGAAGGTGCCGGCGAATCGAGAAATTTTGGAGATTGTGCCGCATGCCTATCGGCTGGATGGGCAGGACAATATTAAGGATCCGGTGGGGATGAGCGGCACGCGCCTGGAGCTACGAGCAAATGTGGTCTCGGGCTTGACGCCGTATGTGGCGAATTTACGCCGCTCGGCCGAGATGGCGAATGTCACTGCCTCGAGCCTGACACCGAGCGTGTTGGCAGCGGCGCGAGCGGTGCTCAGTGAGTCGCAGATTGAGAACGGCGTGGCGGTTATCGACATTGGTGGTAGCACGACCGGTGTGGCCGTGTTTGAAGAGGGCGATTTGCAGCATGTGGCGGTAATCCCGATGGGGGCGCAGAACGTGACAAATGATGTGGCGATTGGGCTAAAGACCGACCCGGAGATCGCTGAGGCGGTCAAATTGGTGCACGCCCGGCTGGGCGGCGGTAAGGCTGGTCGCGTTGATACCAAATACGACAAACAGGTGTATACATTTGAACAAAGCGAGATTGACGAGATTGTCGAGGCGCGCTATGAGGAGATTTTCGAGCTGGTTGCCAAAGAGTTGAAGCGGGCCGGCGGTATCGGACGGCTGCCAAGTGGTGTGGTGCTGGTTGGTGGTGGCGCCAAGGTTAAGGATCTGGTCGAATTTGCGAAAAATAGCCTCGGCGTGGCGGCTAAACTAGGCGTGCCGGCAGGATATGCGGGCGTGAGCGACGAGGCGAATGGGCCGGAGTTTGCAGCGGCAATTGGTCTGATGCTCATTGACGGGGCAGGGGCCGAGCGGGCTGAGCACGCGCAGAGCAAGGTAGGTTCGGTGACAAAGAAAGCCGGAGGAATGATTAGTCGATTGCTAGCGAGGTTTAAGTAG
- the ftsZ gene encoding cell division protein FtsZ codes for MPQITPSEVQTFASIKVVGVGGAGGSAINRMKDAGLAGVQFIAMNTDAQALHNSKADVKIHLGHTTTNGLGAGADPMVGEAAANESREEIRQALEGADMVFVTIGAGGGTGSGAGHIVAEIAREMDILVVGVATRPFSFEGEKRRVNADWAITHLGRQVDTLITIPNDRLLQTIDRRTPLLETFKIADDVLRQGVQGISELITEHGLINLDFADVKAVMSRAGSALMGIGRADGENRAVQAAQQAIESPLIEVSIDGAKGVLFNVTGGYDMSMAEIQEAAEVITSAVSPDANIIFGATLKPELEDEVIITVIATGFDSETYHDHEVSLTSEASHESETEVDDEVVEGIDLELSEQSGATDFTSEQENNIWDQPAEDEADEDDTPAFLRRRKKNKEE; via the coding sequence ATGCCGCAGATTACACCAAGTGAAGTTCAAACGTTTGCCAGTATCAAAGTTGTCGGTGTCGGTGGAGCTGGTGGTTCGGCCATTAATCGGATGAAAGATGCGGGGCTCGCTGGCGTGCAGTTTATCGCCATGAACACTGATGCTCAGGCGCTGCACAATTCCAAGGCGGATGTCAAGATTCATCTCGGGCACACTACGACTAATGGGCTGGGTGCCGGTGCTGATCCGATGGTTGGTGAGGCGGCGGCTAATGAGTCGCGCGAGGAGATTCGCCAGGCGCTTGAGGGTGCGGACATGGTGTTTGTGACGATTGGTGCTGGTGGCGGAACTGGATCGGGTGCTGGACACATTGTGGCGGAGATCGCTCGCGAGATGGACATCTTGGTGGTTGGTGTGGCAACACGACCGTTTAGCTTTGAGGGTGAAAAGCGCCGAGTGAATGCTGACTGGGCAATTACTCACCTGGGTCGACAAGTTGACACGTTGATTACCATTCCAAATGATCGCTTGCTGCAGACGATTGATCGACGGACGCCGCTGCTCGAGACATTCAAGATTGCTGATGACGTGCTGCGTCAAGGTGTGCAGGGTATTTCTGAGCTTATTACCGAACATGGGCTGATTAATCTCGACTTTGCTGACGTCAAGGCAGTGATGAGTCGGGCTGGCTCGGCGCTGATGGGGATCGGTCGGGCCGATGGCGAGAACCGTGCAGTGCAGGCCGCTCAGCAAGCGATTGAGAGCCCGCTGATCGAAGTGTCGATTGACGGCGCGAAGGGTGTGCTGTTTAACGTGACTGGTGGCTATGACATGAGTATGGCAGAAATTCAGGAGGCAGCCGAGGTAATTACCAGTGCGGTCAGTCCTGATGCTAATATTATCTTTGGAGCGACGCTCAAGCCAGAGCTTGAAGACGAGGTGATCATCACGGTTATCGCTACTGGGTTTGATAGCGAGACATATCATGATCATGAGGTGAGTTTGACGAGTGAAGCGTCGCATGAATCAGAGACTGAGGTTGATGACGAGGTGGTTGAAGGGATTGATCTGGAGCTCAGTGAGCAGAGCGGAGCGACAGACTTTACGTCCGAGCAGGAAAATAATATCTGGGATCAGCCAGCCGAGGATGAGGCGGACGAAGATGATACGCCAGCATTCCTTCGTCGCCGCAAAAAGAACAAGGAGGAATAA
- the nrdR gene encoding transcriptional repressor NrdR, producing the protein MSGFNIGDSRVIESREVSDGVAIRRRRETPDGRRFTTYERVEKPNLIVIKNNGGRELFDRVKLAHAVRQSVGKFLKSDEEVESIITAVEDKLYALGASEVPSRQIGEFVLDELAKCNEVAYVRFASVFQKFETLDDFVKILEQRRQKGQE; encoded by the coding sequence ATGAGCGGATTTAACATTGGTGATAGCCGCGTGATTGAGTCGCGAGAGGTTTCTGATGGCGTAGCGATTCGCCGCCGCCGCGAGACGCCGGATGGACGACGCTTTACCACCTATGAGCGAGTCGAAAAACCAAATCTCATCGTGATCAAGAACAACGGTGGCCGCGAGTTATTTGACCGCGTCAAGCTTGCGCATGCGGTGCGCCAGTCGGTCGGCAAATTTCTCAAGTCCGACGAGGAAGTTGAGTCGATTATCACGGCAGTTGAAGATAAATTATATGCACTCGGTGCATCAGAAGTACCGTCGCGGCAAATCGGCGAGTTTGTGCTGGATGAATTGGCGAAATGTAACGAAGTGGCGTATGTGCGTTTTGCCAGCGTGTTTCAGAAGTTTGAAACGCTGGATGATTTCGTCAAGATATTGGAACAGCGTCGCCAGAAAGGACAAGAATAA
- a CDS encoding vitamin K epoxide reductase family protein, which yields MFDMLRKWLSNKDSKRRQLAALALLLGSGLGLLASFVLSIEALTLAKNSHAVLNCDLNAAISCSVVANHWSAALLGFPNSFIGMMTLPVMVTIGVALLAGAKFPKWFMWGAQLGAVVGLLFAGWMFYMSYVDIGALCPWCLTLDSGMLLVCYGLTRYNVVTGAIGGKRMRKFVDRGFDTFLLVLAAVVIVVVILATFGRELFA from the coding sequence ATGTTTGACATGCTGCGTAAGTGGCTCTCGAACAAAGATTCAAAACGCCGGCAGCTCGCGGCATTAGCGCTGCTGCTCGGCAGCGGTTTGGGCTTGTTGGCCTCGTTTGTGCTGTCGATCGAGGCGCTGACGCTTGCTAAAAATTCGCATGCTGTGCTGAACTGCGATCTAAATGCGGCCATAAGTTGTTCGGTAGTGGCAAATCACTGGTCAGCGGCGTTGCTCGGCTTCCCTAATAGCTTTATCGGCATGATGACGCTGCCGGTGATGGTGACTATCGGGGTGGCATTGCTGGCAGGTGCGAAGTTTCCGAAATGGTTTATGTGGGGTGCACAGCTGGGTGCGGTGGTCGGCCTGTTGTTTGCTGGCTGGATGTTCTATATGAGCTATGTCGATATTGGTGCGCTGTGTCCGTGGTGTTTGACGCTAGATTCGGGTATGCTGCTGGTCTGTTACGGATTGACGAGATATAATGTGGTGACTGGTGCGATTGGTGGCAAACGTATGAGGAAGTTTGTTGATCGAGGATTTGATACATTCCTGTTGGTGCTGGCGGCTGTTGTGATCGTTGTTGTTATTTTGGCAACATTCGGGCGTGAGCTGTTTGCATAA
- a CDS encoding ClbS/DfsB family four-helix bundle protein, producing the protein MPIPAHKSALQHAIRHECAALWPLLEAAAPWADELVLPGQIKGTMMNPHQLAGYLLGWATTVLEWGSAYHQTHMVPTIITTGYGAVAQKFYMQYADIAYGAVLTKLDEAVAALDQLIEQTSEDDLYHVVWYRTKTSGREYTMARIIELNTVAPLRNAHGRLRKAMEEREDEHYTAG; encoded by the coding sequence ATGCCGATACCAGCCCACAAGTCAGCCTTGCAGCACGCCATTCGCCATGAGTGTGCGGCGCTGTGGCCACTGCTCGAGGCAGCCGCTCCCTGGGCGGATGAGCTGGTGCTTCCGGGGCAGATAAAAGGCACGATGATGAATCCTCACCAGCTAGCCGGCTACCTACTAGGGTGGGCTACCACGGTGCTAGAGTGGGGCAGTGCATATCATCAGACTCATATGGTGCCGACGATTATTACCACTGGCTATGGTGCGGTAGCGCAAAAGTTCTATATGCAATATGCTGATATAGCGTATGGTGCCGTACTGACAAAGCTTGATGAAGCGGTGGCAGCGCTTGACCAACTGATCGAGCAGACATCAGAAGACGACCTCTACCACGTCGTATGGTATCGGACGAAGACGAGTGGACGAGAGTATACCATGGCACGGATAATAGAGCTCAACACAGTCGCGCCATTGCGAAATGCACACGGTAGGTTGCGCAAGGCTATGGAGGAGAGAGAGGATGAGCATTATACCGCAGGATAA
- a CDS encoding inositol monophosphatase: protein MVTNQQREWLDFAKSVAREAGDIMQEYFGKKPDSHFKANNTIVTVADEEINDLVIKRVTERYPDHDIDGEEASARRGSDYVWVCDPIDGTVPFAMELPVSVFSLALVIDGQPEVGVIYAPFSDHLYWAVRGQGAFMNGKQVYVNKRGFGRMTKMNVDWWPSAQWDVMRVIHELAYEKGAYVTTLGSTTHAAALVARGEFAASVFAGTKGKNVDIAAAKVIVEEAGGKVTDLFGREQRYDQDICGAVLSNGIVHEEIVEAMREL, encoded by the coding sequence ATTGTGACCAACCAACAACGAGAATGGCTTGATTTTGCAAAAAGTGTGGCACGAGAAGCGGGCGACATTATGCAAGAATATTTTGGTAAAAAACCAGACTCTCATTTCAAAGCAAACAATACAATCGTGACTGTTGCTGATGAGGAGATTAACGATCTCGTCATTAAGCGGGTAACTGAGCGATATCCAGACCATGATATTGACGGTGAAGAAGCGAGTGCTCGCCGTGGCTCGGACTACGTGTGGGTGTGCGATCCGATTGATGGCACGGTGCCTTTTGCGATGGAGTTACCGGTATCGGTGTTCTCTTTGGCATTAGTAATTGACGGCCAACCGGAAGTCGGTGTGATTTATGCCCCGTTTAGCGATCATTTATATTGGGCGGTGCGTGGCCAGGGTGCGTTTATGAATGGTAAACAGGTTTACGTAAATAAGAGGGGTTTTGGCAGAATGACTAAGATGAACGTGGATTGGTGGCCGAGTGCCCAGTGGGATGTTATGCGGGTGATTCACGAGTTAGCGTACGAGAAGGGCGCATACGTCACAACGCTAGGAAGCACGACGCACGCGGCAGCCTTAGTGGCGCGCGGTGAGTTTGCGGCGTCAGTCTTCGCTGGTACGAAGGGTAAAAATGTTGACATTGCGGCGGCGAAAGTCATCGTCGAGGAAGCTGGCGGTAAGGTGACTGATCTTTTCGGCCGGGAGCAGCGGTATGATCAGGATATTTGCGGGGCGGTATTAAGCAATGGAATTGTTCATGAGGAGATAGTGGAGGCGATGAGGGAACTATGA
- a CDS encoding DUF1768 domain-containing protein → MLEILDEEIVEDSPKDALWGWGENRDGCNELGKIRMKLRNELNSEKHVMNTNQGGNQ, encoded by the coding sequence CTGCTTGAAATACTGGACGAAGAGATTGTTGAGGATTCGCCAAAAGATGCTCTGTGGGGCTGGGGTGAGAACCGTGATGGTTGCAATGAGCTGGGCAAAATACGGATGAAATTACGAAACGAGCTGAATAGTGAAAAGCATGTAATGAATACAAATCAAGGAGGAAACCAATGA
- a CDS encoding isoleucine--tRNA ligase gives MKFKHGTRRRAAEYEKDWVRRWKDDQTFEKSVAQRSADNAYVFYDGPPFITGVPHHGTLLSSIVKDAVPRYWTMKGKRVERRWGWDCHGLPAENFVEKQMNITDRRQIVTSSVKRVKLVNDFDNATKVITKVAGWMEQQGYGSSSWDADNLTPDKLKEEFGRDNFYVAYDDDKLVGGVVISNKDIYNFFAGKKDNGTSVGCLYKMAVLPEFQGQGYADAVLKESFRLSKQEGVKEIRIEVGEHQPKLVNLYERNGFQRVGEHISTETGANWLLYSLEVSSYPDAVYNQPAPLDKDGNPLPTISLEKYITKARESMVANSETWQGVIDRIGRWVDFAGAYRTMDKDFMESVWWAFKQLYEAGKIYEGEKVLMYDTKFATPVSKAEVTMDNDAYQTVTDPSVYVKFKLDDEDAAVLAWTTTPWTLPANLMLAVNPEMTYCEVLVDGEKLIIAEEALERTLQDDKHQPLEYDVLRKFPGSELVGKKYQPLDTGSTWPQNDKIHTIYAADFVSHESGTGIVHIAPAYGEDDFELGKANGIAPFHVIDDNGYYTDSNYKGLEVWDNNKFIAKDLKEKGAVWKIEYIRHEYPFNPRSKQRIMYRAIPSWFFDIQGQKPLMLEQNEHINWFPAHLKHGRFAKNIEQAPDWNLSRDRFWATAMPVWKGDRGTVKVVGSYAELKELSGVELDDYHRPWVDDITFEIDGEKFTRIDKVLDCWFESGSMPFAQLHYPFENQVKFEQNYPADFIVEYIGQVRAWFYYVHAVNVALAEIGAFGEAGEQHKNAYSNVITTGVVAGNDGRKMSKSLGNFTDPNELMDKFSADSLRFLLLSSPLLNGEDFALHDKDVGDVARKLSMIWNMYDFFTMYAEVDEFTFPYDTASSDAFLVHRITNTSHSDTPESLSRTGTENSFQISVDIDKLSNPLDIWIISRLHELVAEVERHMDTYNILDALSPILPFLDDASNWYVRRSRRRFWKSEDDGDKNDAYRTLHYVLVRLSYILAPFTPFLAEELYHNLTGDDESIHLKDWLAAGAVNEQALADMARTRELINNGLSLRMKQDEHQVSIKVRQPLQRAAYAGAKLAEYYEQIMAEELNVKEIRWIESLDEHLADYDVTEGVIKPENWIEISKQLTPELKREGLMREVIRHVQSARKKAGLQVDDRIMLQLTTNDEQLHQAIDEHAEVIAAETLAVFGKVHDNQSTVTVEGAGLEIALAVVK, from the coding sequence ATGAAATTCAAACACGGAACACGCCGCCGAGCGGCAGAATATGAAAAGGATTGGGTACGGCGCTGGAAGGACGATCAGACGTTTGAAAAGTCGGTGGCGCAACGGTCAGCGGATAACGCCTACGTCTTTTATGATGGGCCGCCGTTTATCACTGGCGTGCCGCATCACGGTACGCTGCTGAGCTCAATCGTTAAGGACGCAGTGCCGCGCTACTGGACGATGAAGGGCAAGCGCGTGGAGCGCCGCTGGGGCTGGGACTGTCATGGGCTGCCGGCAGAGAATTTCGTTGAAAAGCAGATGAATATTACCGATCGGCGGCAGATTGTGACGAGTAGTGTCAAGCGAGTCAAACTGGTAAATGATTTCGATAACGCAACGAAAGTTATTACTAAAGTTGCTGGCTGGATGGAGCAGCAAGGCTATGGTAGCAGCAGCTGGGATGCCGACAACCTAACGCCAGATAAATTAAAAGAGGAATTTGGGAGAGATAATTTTTATGTAGCTTACGATGACGATAAGTTAGTGGGGGGTGTCGTTATAAGTAATAAGGATATTTATAATTTTTTTGCTGGCAAAAAGGATAATGGCACGTCGGTTGGTTGTCTTTATAAAATGGCGGTACTACCGGAATTCCAAGGGCAAGGTTATGCGGATGCAGTGTTAAAAGAATCTTTTCGCTTAAGTAAGCAGGAGGGGGTCAAAGAGATTCGCATAGAGGTTGGCGAGCATCAACCTAAATTGGTGAATTTGTATGAGCGCAATGGATTTCAAAGAGTTGGTGAGCATATATCTACCGAAACAGGGGCCAACTGGTTGCTATATAGTCTTGAAGTGAGTAGTTATCCGGACGCTGTATATAATCAACCAGCGCCACTTGATAAAGATGGTAATCCGTTGCCGACCATCAGTCTGGAAAAATACATCACCAAGGCGCGCGAAAGCATGGTGGCCAACAGCGAGACGTGGCAGGGCGTGATCGACCGCATCGGTCGCTGGGTGGACTTTGCGGGTGCCTACCGCACCATGGACAAGGACTTTATGGAGAGCGTCTGGTGGGCCTTCAAACAGCTGTATGAAGCCGGCAAAATTTACGAAGGTGAAAAGGTTTTGATGTACGACACCAAGTTCGCTACCCCTGTCAGCAAGGCTGAGGTGACTATGGACAACGATGCCTACCAAACGGTGACCGACCCGAGTGTGTATGTGAAGTTTAAGCTGGATGATGAAGACGCTGCTGTTTTGGCTTGGACGACCACGCCGTGGACGTTGCCAGCTAACCTGATGTTGGCCGTCAATCCCGAGATGACGTACTGCGAAGTGCTGGTCGATGGTGAGAAATTAATCATCGCCGAGGAGGCGCTGGAACGCACTTTGCAAGACGACAAGCACCAGCCGCTTGAGTACGACGTACTGCGGAAGTTTCCGGGTAGCGAGCTAGTGGGTAAGAAATACCAGCCGCTCGACACCGGCTCGACCTGGCCGCAGAATGATAAAATTCACACTATTTACGCGGCGGATTTCGTTTCGCACGAGTCGGGTACGGGTATTGTGCATATCGCGCCGGCCTATGGTGAGGATGACTTTGAACTTGGTAAAGCCAATGGCATCGCGCCCTTCCATGTGATTGACGACAACGGCTACTACACCGATAGCAATTACAAAGGCCTGGAAGTTTGGGACAATAACAAATTTATCGCTAAAGACCTGAAAGAAAAGGGCGCGGTGTGGAAGATTGAGTACATTCGCCACGAATATCCGTTTAATCCGCGCAGCAAGCAGCGCATCATGTACCGGGCCATCCCAAGCTGGTTCTTCGACATCCAGGGCCAGAAGCCGCTGATGCTGGAGCAAAATGAGCATATCAATTGGTTCCCAGCTCACCTGAAGCACGGGCGCTTTGCTAAGAACATTGAACAAGCGCCAGATTGGAACTTGAGTCGCGACCGCTTCTGGGCGACGGCAATGCCGGTGTGGAAGGGCGACCGCGGCACCGTCAAGGTGGTCGGGTCGTATGCAGAGCTCAAGGAACTGAGCGGCGTGGAGCTGGATGATTACCACCGCCCGTGGGTGGATGACATTACTTTTGAAATCGACGGTGAAAAGTTTACCCGTATCGATAAGGTGCTCGACTGCTGGTTCGAGAGCGGTAGCATGCCGTTTGCGCAGCTGCATTATCCGTTTGAAAACCAGGTCAAGTTTGAGCAGAATTACCCGGCGGACTTCATTGTTGAGTACATCGGCCAGGTGCGAGCGTGGTTTTACTATGTGCATGCCGTCAACGTTGCTTTGGCCGAAATCGGTGCCTTTGGTGAGGCTGGTGAGCAGCACAAAAACGCCTACAGTAACGTCATTACCACCGGTGTGGTGGCGGGCAATGATGGCCGCAAGATGAGTAAATCCCTCGGTAACTTCACCGACCCGAATGAACTGATGGATAAGTTTAGTGCCGATAGTTTGCGTTTCTTGCTGCTGAGCAGCCCGCTGCTCAACGGTGAGGACTTTGCTTTGCACGACAAAGACGTTGGTGACGTGGCGCGTAAGCTGAGTATGATTTGGAATATGTATGATTTCTTCACCATGTATGCGGAAGTTGACGAGTTCACATTTCCGTACGATACGGCGTCTTCGGATGCGTTTCTCGTTCACCGTATCACCAATACGTCTCACTCCGATACTCCCGAATCCTTGTCTCGCACTGGAACTGAGAACTCGTTCCAGATTAGCGTCGATATTGATAAATTATCTAACCCTCTCGATATTTGGATTATCAGTCGTTTGCACGAGCTGGTGGCGGAAGTTGAGCGTCACATGGATACCTACAATATCCTTGATGCGCTGAGTCCGATTTTGCCATTCCTCGACGACGCGTCCAACTGGTACGTGCGCCGCAGCCGCCGCCGCTTCTGGAAGTCGGAAGATGATGGCGACAAGAACGATGCTTATCGGACGCTACATTATGTGCTGGTGCGTCTGAGTTACATCTTGGCTCCATTTACGCCGTTTTTGGCTGAGGAGTTGTATCACAATTTGACGGGTGATGACGAATCAATTCACTTGAAGGATTGGCTGGCAGCGGGTGCGGTGAATGAGCAGGCGCTAGCTGACATGGCTCGGACACGCGAATTGATCAACAACGGCCTGAGTCTGCGGATGAAGCAGGATGAGCACCAAGTATCGATCAAAGTTCGCCAACCGCTGCAACGTGCGGCATATGCGGGTGCAAAGCTGGCTGAGTACTACGAACAGATCATGGCCGAGGAGCTCAATGTCAAGGAAATTCGCTGGATTGAGAGTCTAGACGAGCATCTGGCGGACTATGATGTGACTGAGGGCGTGATCAAGCCAGAGAATTGGATCGAAATTAGCAAGCAATTGACGCCCGAGCTCAAACGCGAGGGCCTGATGCGTGAGGTCATTCGTCACGTGCAGAGCGCGCGCAAGAAGGCGGGATTGCAAGTGGACGATCGGATTATGCTACAGCTGACGACGAATGACGAGCAACTTCATCAAGCGATCGATGAGCATGCTGAGGTGATTGCTGCTGAGACGCTGGCGGTGTTTGGCAAGGTACATGACAATCAGTCGACAGTGACGGTTGAAGGGGCTGGGCTCGAGATTGCTCTTGCTGTTGTAAAATAG